The Sphingomonas sanxanigenens DSM 19645 = NX02 genome includes a region encoding these proteins:
- a CDS encoding TonB-dependent receptor: MLAAPAVAQDQVMTESQSEDIVVTAQKRAERLQDIPLAVTAVSADTLASRQINDTNGLVQAVPSLSFQQGANPTNTSFRIRGVGTALFGQGVEPSVSVVVDGVVAVRSAQGFSELADVERVEVLRGPQGTLFGKNASAGVISVTTARPSRDFEGRGDITIAEHNEYRARGTVSGPITDTLRARVSGFYSDVQGITRNIATDQWVNGTKSWGVRGKLEWDVTDNLTLLFAGEYRKTDADCCASTLIQISNPVLQSLVGPINATRDNREISDDAETYANSEAQNYSLQADWDLGGATITSISAFQKYDLEVNQPIDRIAATSPIFLGTAAFAPYTFWNQNHGAVDLKGWSQELRIANNGSSDLNYVAGIFYMHSDILRPFDRRRARCTAGVVGEPCAPANIVWQSAASRIRLKQDSIAAFGQADYRIVGGLRAIGGIRVQYEKGTNSGYRIAPIVAGDAIFPGNPPRSGSFSADDTAITGKAGLQYEFNRNAQIYASYTRGYKGLGYEMEIGGDLANQKAIQPEHVNAYEIGFKGSTADRTLSISAALFQADYSDLQVQANRSDPATGVIQFVTTNAGSSRSRGFEIEATLRPSDSFSVNAAVTYAQSRINIDGLNCALQLQAAAPVMSGTPLNICYRTAPGATPQQNLRNRPLQASPDWRIGVTPRYEYEGDNFNAFAQASVNFTSAQYFTSELDPLTIQPAYTLVDATVGVTTADKRYGVSLFVKNIFDENYLTNIGHNSLMSTTANPLDLVGTYNKDSSRYFGAIFSARF; this comes from the coding sequence ATGCTGGCGGCGCCCGCCGTGGCGCAGGACCAGGTCATGACTGAAAGCCAGTCGGAAGACATCGTCGTGACCGCACAGAAGCGCGCGGAGCGCCTGCAGGATATCCCTCTGGCAGTCACGGCGGTGAGTGCCGACACGCTGGCCTCGCGCCAGATCAACGATACCAACGGGCTGGTGCAGGCGGTGCCGTCGCTGTCGTTCCAGCAGGGCGCGAACCCCACCAACACCAGCTTCCGCATCCGCGGCGTCGGCACCGCGCTCTTCGGCCAAGGCGTAGAGCCTTCCGTTTCGGTCGTGGTGGATGGCGTCGTCGCCGTGCGTTCGGCGCAGGGATTCTCCGAACTCGCTGATGTCGAGCGCGTCGAAGTCCTGCGCGGTCCGCAGGGCACGCTGTTCGGCAAGAATGCGTCGGCCGGCGTCATCAGCGTGACGACGGCGCGTCCGTCGCGTGACTTCGAGGGCAGGGGCGACATCACCATCGCCGAGCATAATGAATATCGCGCGCGCGGCACGGTTTCGGGTCCGATCACCGACACGCTGCGCGCCCGCGTTTCCGGCTTCTACAGCGATGTCCAGGGCATCACGCGCAACATCGCCACCGACCAGTGGGTGAACGGCACGAAGAGCTGGGGCGTTCGCGGCAAGCTGGAATGGGACGTCACGGACAATCTGACGCTGCTGTTCGCCGGCGAATATCGCAAGACGGATGCGGATTGCTGCGCCTCCACGCTGATCCAGATCAGCAATCCGGTGCTCCAGTCGCTTGTCGGACCGATCAACGCCACGCGCGACAACCGGGAGATCAGCGACGACGCCGAGACCTATGCGAACAGCGAGGCTCAGAACTATTCGCTTCAGGCCGACTGGGATCTTGGCGGCGCCACGATCACGTCGATCAGCGCGTTCCAGAAATATGATCTGGAGGTCAACCAGCCGATCGACCGCATCGCCGCGACGTCGCCGATCTTCCTTGGGACTGCGGCCTTCGCGCCCTACACGTTCTGGAATCAAAATCACGGCGCCGTTGACCTGAAGGGCTGGTCGCAGGAACTGCGTATCGCCAACAATGGCAGTTCCGATCTCAACTATGTCGCTGGCATATTCTACATGCACAGCGACATCCTGCGTCCCTTTGACCGTCGCCGGGCGCGCTGCACTGCGGGTGTCGTGGGCGAGCCTTGCGCTCCCGCCAACATTGTTTGGCAGTCCGCTGCCAGCCGCATCCGGCTGAAGCAGGACAGCATCGCTGCATTCGGCCAGGCGGACTATCGCATCGTCGGCGGGCTTCGCGCGATCGGCGGCATCCGCGTGCAATATGAAAAGGGCACGAACAGCGGCTATCGCATCGCGCCCATCGTCGCCGGCGACGCGATCTTCCCCGGCAACCCGCCCCGTAGTGGCAGCTTTTCGGCGGATGACACGGCCATTACGGGCAAGGCGGGCCTGCAATATGAATTCAACCGCAACGCGCAGATCTATGCCAGCTACACACGTGGCTATAAGGGGCTGGGCTATGAAATGGAGATCGGCGGCGATCTCGCCAATCAGAAGGCCATCCAGCCCGAACATGTGAACGCCTATGAAATCGGCTTCAAGGGCAGCACCGCCGATCGCACGCTCAGCATCTCGGCCGCGCTGTTCCAGGCCGACTATTCCGACCTTCAGGTTCAGGCCAACCGCTCCGATCCCGCCACGGGCGTGATCCAGTTCGTGACCACCAATGCCGGTTCGTCACGCAGCCGCGGCTTCGAGATCGAAGCCACGCTGCGTCCATCCGACTCCTTCTCGGTCAACGCTGCCGTCACCTACGCGCAGTCGCGCATCAACATCGATGGCCTCAATTGCGCACTTCAGCTCCAGGCGGCGGCGCCCGTCATGAGCGGCACGCCGCTGAACATCTGCTATCGGACGGCGCCCGGCGCCACGCCGCAGCAGAATCTGCGCAATCGCCCGCTGCAGGCGAGTCCGGACTGGCGCATCGGCGTGACGCCGCGCTACGAGTATGAAGGCGATAATTTCAACGCCTTCGCGCAGGCCAGCGTCAACTTCACCAGTGCGCAATATTTCACGTCGGAACTCGATCCGCTGACGATCCAGCCTGCGTATACGCTGGTCGATGCGACGGTCGGTGTCACGACGGCGGATAAGCGCTATGGCGTCTCGCTGTTCGTGAAGAACATCTTCGACGAGAACTACCTGACGAACATCGGGCATAATTCTCTGATGTCGACCACCGCCAACCCGCTCGATCTGGTGGGGACGTACAATAAGGATAGCAGCCGATACTTCGGCGCCATCTTCAGCGCTCGCTTTTGA
- a CDS encoding spinster family MFS transporter, whose amino-acid sequence MLAAANTLAFVDRQALALLVQPIKDDLQVSDTAMSLLYGLSFTIFYVLVGIPVARLADRANRRNIVAAAIFVWSVATALCGVARSFGTLFIARVGVGAGEGGLSPAAYSILSDYFPKDRLPAAMGVYQMGIYVGGAAALLIGGLLASVVPPSSIVTAPVIGAVKGWHLVFLMLGLPGLLLSMLMLLVREPARMGEGGQQPSPPLSQVFAHIGQHWQAYVGISFGFALMILVGNATGAWIPAFLERKFGLTTAEIGGLYGSITAVCGVSGTLIGGFVAAALRRRGMANGNLYTALFGFVSLIPVTVLFPQMPTAALSFSLIGAMNFLAGFNFGGGLAALQEITPNRMRASVSAGYMLMVNLIGAAGGPFAIALVTDYWYGDPQSLPNAITLVCAIASPLSVAALLLGLKGYSRTIAGPRAAPKAA is encoded by the coding sequence ATGCTCGCTGCCGCCAACACCCTCGCCTTCGTCGATCGCCAGGCGCTCGCCCTTCTGGTCCAGCCCATCAAGGACGATCTTCAGGTCAGCGACACGGCCATGAGCCTGCTCTACGGCCTCAGCTTCACGATATTCTATGTCCTTGTCGGCATTCCAGTGGCCCGCCTCGCCGACCGCGCCAATCGCCGCAACATCGTCGCGGCGGCCATCTTTGTCTGGAGTGTCGCAACGGCCCTGTGCGGGGTTGCCCGTAGTTTCGGTACGCTGTTCATCGCGCGCGTCGGCGTGGGCGCGGGCGAAGGTGGCCTCAGTCCCGCCGCCTATTCAATCCTTTCCGACTATTTCCCCAAGGATCGGCTGCCCGCCGCCATGGGCGTCTATCAGATGGGCATCTATGTGGGCGGAGCCGCCGCCCTCCTGATCGGCGGCCTGCTCGCCAGCGTCGTGCCACCTTCGAGCATCGTGACCGCGCCGGTGATCGGTGCGGTGAAGGGCTGGCACCTTGTATTCCTCATGCTGGGATTGCCGGGCCTGCTGCTCTCGATGCTGATGCTCCTCGTGCGCGAGCCCGCACGCATGGGCGAAGGCGGGCAGCAGCCCAGTCCGCCGCTTTCGCAGGTCTTCGCCCACATAGGCCAGCATTGGCAGGCCTATGTGGGCATCAGCTTCGGCTTCGCCCTGATGATCCTGGTGGGCAACGCGACCGGTGCCTGGATTCCTGCCTTTCTGGAAAGGAAATTCGGCCTGACAACGGCGGAAATCGGAGGTCTCTACGGATCGATCACCGCTGTCTGCGGCGTCAGCGGCACCCTGATCGGCGGCTTCGTCGCCGCGGCTCTGCGCCGACGCGGGATGGCGAATGGTAATCTCTACACCGCGCTGTTTGGCTTCGTCAGCCTCATTCCGGTCACGGTTCTCTTCCCGCAGATGCCGACAGCCGCGCTTTCTTTCTCGCTGATCGGAGCGATGAACTTCCTCGCCGGCTTCAACTTCGGCGGTGGGCTCGCAGCCTTGCAGGAAATCACGCCGAACCGCATGCGGGCGTCGGTTTCGGCGGGCTATATGCTGATGGTGAACCTGATCGGCGCGGCTGGCGGCCCGTTCGCCATCGCGTTGGTGACGGACTACTGGTACGGCGATCCGCAATCGCTTCCCAATGCCATCACCCTGGTGTGCGCCATCGCATCGCCGCTATCGGTCGCCGCCCTGCTGCTTGGCCTCAAAGGCTATAGCCGCACCATTGCGGGGCCGCGTGCCGCCCCGAAAGCGGCCTGA